A stretch of DNA from Desulfobotulus mexicanus:
CATAAATTGTTTCTCCCCCATCGGATACAGGCCCCTTGGATGCCTGATGGTTCATGAAATTATCTTTATTTATTTACCAGGCAATCCAGCAGAGCAGCATGCATGTGCATCTTGTTTTCCGCCTGATCCCATAGCTCAGGATGGGATTCCATAACACCATCCGTTATTTCCTCACCCCTGTGGGCAGGCAGACAATGCAGCACAAGGGCATCCTTTGCCGCCAGTTTCATGCGGGCCTCATCCACACAGAAGCCTTTAAAATCATTTTCCCGTTTTTTCTGCTCTTCTTCCTGCCCCATGCTGGCCCAGACATCCGTATAAACGACATCCGCACCCGCCATGGCCTCCTCGGGGCTTCGTACCACCTTCACCCGGCCGGGGGATCTTTCTTCCGCCAGCGCAAGCACATCCCCATCCGGATCATAGCCCTCAGGGCAGGCCAGCATCAGAGAAAAGCCCAGAACACCTGCGGCATTGATCCATGACTGGGCCACATTGTTTCCGTCTCCCACCCAGGCAAATTTCAGATCTTTAAGTTTATCAAAGCCACCCTTAAGCTCCACCACCGTCAGCAGATCGCTTAAGATCTGGCAGGGATGAAATCGGTCACTCAGGGCGTTTATCACGGGAATGGAAGACCATTTGGCAAACTCTTCAATGAGATCCTGAGCATAGGTACGGATCACCAGAACATCTATATAGCGGGACAGAACCCTTGCCGTATCTTTCACCGGCTCGGATCTGCTCATCTGTGTGGCTCCGGTGGACAGGAACATGGGATGCCCCCCCAGACGGGCCCAAGCGGATTCAAAGGAAACCCTTGTCCGGGTGGAAGCCTTGTCAAAGACCATCCCCATAACCTTACCCGCAAAGGGTCTGTCAACGATACCCAGACGCCTGCGGGCCTTCATTTCCAAAGCCCTGTCCATGAGCATGCGGAAATCTTCCCGGCTCAGTTCTCCAAGATGCAGCAGATCCTTTTTCACCAGTCCTGTTCCTCCCTAGAAAAGCAGCACAGTGGAAAAAATGCTGCCGTATATTAAAAAATATTGAAATATCAAAGCCCGGACAGCAGCTCCGCCAGAGCCTCAATCATTTCATCAATTTCTTCCCTTGTAATGATAAAGGGCGGTGCAAAACGAAGGGTGTTGCCCTGCACGCAATTGATGATAAATCCTTTTTCCATCATGGCTTTCACCAGAGGCGTTCCCTCACAGGTAAGCTCAATACCCAAAAGAAGACCCAGCCCCCGGACCTCCTTTGCCACGGCTAAGGAAAGAAGACCTTCCAGTTTTTTCTTAAAATACTGCCCCGTCTCAAAACAGCGCTGCACAAGATTTTCCTGTTCAAGCGTCTCCAGCACAGCCAGCGCACCGGCAGTCACAAGGGGTGTACCTCCAAAGGTACTGGCATGGGAACCGGGCGTGAAGCTTGCCATCACCCTGTTTTCTGCCAGCATGGCACCAATGGGAAGACCATTGCCAAGGGCTTTGGCAAGGGTCATGATATCTGGTCTGACACCGCTGTGCTCATAGGCAAAGAGAGTTCCCGTACGGCCGATACCCGTCTGGATTTCATCAAATATCAGAAGAAGCCCCATTTCATCACAGATGCGGCGAACAGCCTCAAGATAGCCAGTCTCGGGTACGCGCACCCCGCCTTCTCCCTGAACAGGTTCCAGCATAATGGCGCAGGTATGATCCGTGATCATCTTTTCAAGGCTTGTGAGGTCGCCATAGGGC
This window harbors:
- the argF gene encoding ornithine carbamoyltransferase; the encoded protein is MKKDLLHLGELSREDFRMLMDRALEMKARRRLGIVDRPFAGKVMGMVFDKASTRTRVSFESAWARLGGHPMFLSTGATQMSRSEPVKDTARVLSRYIDVLVIRTYAQDLIEEFAKWSSIPVINALSDRFHPCQILSDLLTVVELKGGFDKLKDLKFAWVGDGNNVAQSWINAAGVLGFSLMLACPEGYDPDGDVLALAEERSPGRVKVVRSPEEAMAGADVVYTDVWASMGQEEEQKKRENDFKGFCVDEARMKLAAKDALVLHCLPAHRGEEITDGVMESHPELWDQAENKMHMHAALLDCLVNK
- a CDS encoding acetylornithine transaminase encodes the protein MTDNLQQRADAVMAHTYARYPLTLMKGKGTRLWDETGREYIDFISGIAVCSLGHSHPALVKAMAAQAAELVHVSNLFYTEPQVKLAEWLTARSFADKVFFCNSGAEANEAAIKLARRYGHQHKGADCHRIIAMDKSFHGRTMATLSATGQEKIREGFAPVLEGFDHVPYGDLTSLEKMITDHTCAIMLEPVQGEGGVRVPETGYLEAVRRICDEMGLLLIFDEIQTGIGRTGTLFAYEHSGVRPDIMTLAKALGNGLPIGAMLAENRVMASFTPGSHASTFGGTPLVTAGALAVLETLEQENLVQRCFETGQYFKKKLEGLLSLAVAKEVRGLGLLLGIELTCEGTPLVKAMMEKGFIINCVQGNTLRFAPPFIITREEIDEMIEALAELLSGL